A genomic stretch from Candidatus Hydrogenisulfobacillus filiaventi includes:
- a CDS encoding Diguanylate cyclase, protein MADLAIEIAGLSFRNPVLPAAGPNCRDAARVAECAAGGAGGLLTKTISVRAAEVPTPNMAELAGRSLINAELWSELSPEEWLRDHYPRARATADAAGLPLGVSLGYTAEEIRYLAPRVAPFADYLELSTHYLEGETGPVQDAIAAAREGGQRPVFLKLSPLAGRDLVALARAAEEAGAAALVAVNSFGPALAIDIERGRPRLGGPHGYGWISGAALKPIALRVVYELAQVTRLPVIGVGGVQNGRDAVEMLMAGASAVGVSTAAILQGNGIYGRIAAQLGRWLDEHGAAHVWAIRGRALPPPGGRVRTTTAALQALSAPRVRADACTGCDLCRRSCFYDAIVPAGPRLVAVEEAACYRCGLCYSRCPVAAIEPLEEVAP, encoded by the coding sequence GTGGCGGATTTGGCAATCGAGATCGCGGGGCTGTCCTTCCGGAATCCGGTGCTGCCGGCGGCCGGTCCCAACTGCCGGGACGCGGCGCGGGTGGCGGAATGCGCCGCCGGGGGTGCCGGGGGCCTGCTGACCAAGACCATCTCCGTGCGGGCGGCGGAGGTGCCCACCCCCAACATGGCGGAGCTGGCGGGGCGGTCGCTGATCAACGCCGAACTGTGGTCGGAGCTCAGTCCGGAGGAATGGTTGCGCGACCACTACCCCCGGGCGCGGGCCACAGCCGACGCGGCCGGGTTGCCCCTGGGGGTGAGCCTGGGCTATACAGCGGAGGAAATCCGCTATCTGGCCCCCCGGGTGGCGCCGTTTGCCGACTACCTGGAGCTGTCCACCCATTACCTGGAGGGGGAGACGGGGCCGGTGCAGGACGCCATCGCTGCCGCCCGGGAGGGGGGGCAGCGGCCGGTGTTCCTCAAGCTGAGCCCGCTGGCAGGCCGGGACCTGGTGGCCCTGGCGCGGGCGGCCGAGGAGGCGGGGGCCGCCGCCCTGGTGGCGGTCAACTCCTTCGGGCCTGCCCTGGCCATCGACATCGAACGCGGCCGTCCCCGCCTGGGCGGGCCGCACGGCTACGGCTGGATCTCGGGGGCCGCCTTAAAGCCCATCGCGCTGCGGGTGGTGTATGAACTGGCCCAGGTGACCCGCCTGCCGGTCATCGGGGTGGGGGGTGTGCAGAACGGCCGGGACGCCGTAGAGATGCTGATGGCCGGGGCCAGCGCGGTGGGGGTCTCCACCGCCGCCATCCTGCAGGGCAACGGCATCTACGGCCGCATCGCGGCCCAGCTGGGCCGCTGGCTGGATGAGCATGGCGCCGCCCACGTGTGGGCCATCCGGGGACGGGCCCTGCCGCCCCCCGGCGGCCGCGTCCGCACCACCACCGCCGCCCTCCAGGCGCTGTCGGCGCCCCGGGTGCGGGCGGACGCCTGCACCGGCTGTGACCTTTGCCGGCGCTCCTGCTTCTATGATGCCATCGTCCCCGCCGGGCCCCGGCTGGTGGCGGTGGAGGAGGCGGCCTGCTACCGCTGCGGGCTCTGTTACAGCCGCTGTCCGGTGGCCGCTATCGAACCCCTGGAGGAGGTGGCCCCATGA
- a CDS encoding ABC transporter permease yields the protein MNREARWRSAVPAALALGVLFGIWQLAVTAFRVPAYVLPTPTAILAAGVAHAGQIAQAAAMTTEAAVLGFLLATALGLVLATVFAHSRWMRLSFYPLTIAVQTTPVVAVAPLIVLWAGNGLPSRILIAAMITLFPLVVNTTHGLTAVPAEELALFQVYGAGRRRIYWHLRLPNSLPYLFAAMRIGATLAVIGTIVAEFITGNGGLGYVILESSYQLETALLFAALFAAALLGIAFFLLVDAGSRLALRGGTAGPAGA from the coding sequence ATGAACCGGGAGGCCCGCTGGCGGTCGGCGGTGCCGGCTGCGTTGGCGCTGGGGGTGCTGTTCGGAATCTGGCAGCTGGCGGTGACCGCCTTCCGGGTCCCCGCTTACGTGCTGCCGACCCCTACCGCTATCCTGGCGGCGGGGGTGGCCCACGCCGGCCAGATTGCCCAGGCGGCGGCCATGACCACCGAAGCGGCCGTGCTGGGCTTCCTGCTGGCAACCGCTCTCGGTCTGGTCCTGGCCACCGTGTTTGCCCATTCCCGCTGGATGCGCCTCAGTTTCTACCCCTTGACCATTGCCGTCCAGACCACGCCGGTGGTGGCGGTGGCCCCCCTGATTGTGCTCTGGGCCGGTAACGGCCTGCCCAGCCGCATCCTGATTGCGGCCATGATTACCCTCTTCCCCCTGGTGGTGAACACCACCCACGGGCTGACTGCGGTCCCGGCGGAGGAACTGGCCCTGTTCCAGGTCTACGGGGCGGGCCGCCGGCGCATCTACTGGCATCTGCGGCTGCCCAACAGCCTACCCTACCTGTTTGCCGCCATGCGCATCGGTGCCACCCTGGCCGTCATCGGCACCATCGTGGCGGAATTCATCACCGGCAACGGCGGCCTGGGCTATGTGATCCTGGAATCCTCCTACCAGCTGGAGACGGCGCTGCTGTTTGCGGCCCTGTTCGCCGCCGCCCTGTTGGGCATCGCCTTCTTCCTCCTGGTGGATGCCGGGTCGCGGTTGGCCCTGCGGGGCGGCACGGCCGGACCGGCCGGAGCCTGA
- a CDS encoding Xanthine dehydrogenase, iron-sulfur cluster and FAD-binding subunit A, protein MARITLHLNGRPAELEGRERASLLEALRAAGLSGAKEGCGEGECGACTVVVRDARGYRAVNSCLVPLAAVAGGEVWTVEGLGEPGSGAHPVQQAVVAEGAVQCGYCTPGVVMSLFAGYYAGDPLGTVEGNLCRCTGYRPIRDAARHLGDPAPGDPFLRRLSLPPPQPGPWYGQQFMRPTGLAEALALLAEPGSRPVAGATDLALAADPGPRWVSLEAVPELRGLAREPQAVVIGAALPLADLGAMLGEGWPFLRPWLAVFASPAIRNRATLGGNLATASPIGDSAPLLLVLDAVLRLRRAGGERTVPLPAFFRDYRRTVLEPGEIIAAVAVPLPLPQEVRFYKVAKRPRDDISTVAAAFALSRDAGGRVQTVRMAFGGVAATPVRATAAEAVLQGRAWTPAAVAEARAVLGRSFRPLSDLRGSSAYRQALVVNLWDRFVEEVQGP, encoded by the coding sequence GTGGCGCGGATCACGCTGCACCTGAACGGGCGCCCGGCGGAGCTGGAGGGCCGGGAACGCGCCAGCCTGCTGGAGGCGCTGCGGGCGGCCGGGTTGAGCGGGGCCAAGGAAGGGTGCGGGGAAGGGGAGTGCGGCGCCTGTACCGTGGTGGTCCGGGATGCCCGCGGGTACCGGGCGGTGAACAGCTGCCTGGTGCCCCTGGCGGCGGTGGCCGGCGGCGAGGTCTGGACGGTGGAGGGCCTGGGAGAACCCGGGTCCGGCGCCCATCCCGTGCAGCAGGCGGTGGTGGCGGAAGGGGCCGTCCAGTGCGGATACTGCACCCCGGGCGTGGTGATGAGCCTGTTCGCCGGCTACTACGCCGGTGATCCGCTGGGAACGGTGGAGGGCAACCTCTGCCGTTGCACCGGTTACCGCCCCATCCGGGATGCCGCCCGGCACCTGGGGGATCCCGCCCCCGGGGATCCCTTCCTCCGCCGCCTGAGCCTCCCGCCCCCGCAGCCGGGGCCCTGGTACGGGCAGCAGTTCATGCGGCCCACCGGACTGGCGGAAGCGCTTGCCCTGCTGGCCGAACCCGGCAGCCGCCCGGTGGCCGGTGCCACCGATCTGGCCCTGGCCGCGGACCCGGGCCCGCGCTGGGTGTCCCTGGAGGCGGTGCCTGAGTTGCGGGGGCTGGCGCGGGAGCCGCAGGCGGTGGTGATCGGCGCGGCCCTGCCCCTGGCCGACCTGGGGGCCATGCTGGGGGAGGGCTGGCCCTTTCTGCGCCCCTGGCTGGCCGTGTTTGCCTCCCCCGCCATCCGCAACCGCGCCACCCTGGGCGGCAACCTGGCCACGGCTTCGCCCATCGGCGACAGCGCCCCCTTGCTGCTGGTCCTGGATGCCGTGCTGCGGCTGCGGCGGGCGGGCGGGGAGCGGACCGTTCCCCTGCCGGCGTTCTTCCGCGACTACCGCCGCACTGTGCTGGAGCCGGGGGAAATCATCGCCGCGGTGGCGGTCCCGCTGCCCCTGCCTCAAGAGGTGCGTTTCTACAAGGTCGCGAAGCGCCCCCGTGATGACATCAGCACGGTGGCGGCGGCTTTTGCCCTCAGCCGTGACGCCGGCGGCCGGGTGCAGACCGTGCGCATGGCGTTCGGGGGGGTGGCGGCCACCCCGGTGCGGGCTACCGCGGCGGAGGCCGTCCTCCAGGGCCGGGCCTGGACCCCGGCGGCGGTGGCGGAGGCGCGCGCGGTTCTGGGCCGCAGCTTCCGCCCCCTGAGCGACCTGCGCGGCAGCAGCGCCTACCGGCAGGCCCTGGTGGTCAATCTCTGGGACCGGTTCGTGGAGGAGGTGCAGGGGCCGTGA
- a CDS encoding Xanthine dehydrogenase, molybdenum binding subunit has translation MKASGAGAEPEAVWLKVTGRQLYVEDRARAYARVLQAWPVTAPWARAVVEGLDPAPALALPGVLAVLTAADVPGDNHIGPVRHDEPVFPQEVTYHSQAVAWVLGESREAARAGAAAVAVRYRPLEAVVDLEEAIRRQRFLAPPLTVQRGEVEAALAAAPRRLSGSLRLGAQEHFYLETQASLAVPAADGRCLVIASTQHPAEVQAMVARVLGRPRAEVVVEAPPLGGGFGGKESQANLFAAVAAVGAARTGRPVLVRLDRRLDSRLTGKRHPMLARFTCGFDPDGRLLALDVTLYADAGFSLDLSEAVLLRALVHIDNAYWIPHFRATGYLVRTDKPSQTAFRGFGGPQGMVVGEEVLDRVARAVGQPAEAVRARNFYRPDQETPYGQPVGEAGRLRELWDTLAADAGLAERRRAAAAFNAAHPHRKRGVAMTPVKFGISFNAGFLNQAGALVAIYRDGSVRLVHGGVEMGQGVYTKVRQLVADTLGLDPATVVTGPTRTDHIPNTSATAASTGTDLNGQAALRAARRLRARLARVAAGLLGCDPGAVRFAGGRVGPAGGRDLPWAAVVEAAYLARIPLWAAGFYRTPGLSWDPGQARGRPFAYFALGAALAEVEVDGRTGEYTLRAVDILHDAGRPLHPAVDRGQVEGGFLQGVGWLTREEVVWDGEGRLLTPGASTYKLPTLADLPAEFRVRFLPPGPGPAAVAGSKAVGEPPFMLAIAVREALKEAVAAFGPGPEAVELPVPATPEAVYQALETRRRRLPAEEAATDGHHLD, from the coding sequence GTGAAGGCGAGCGGTGCCGGAGCCGAACCGGAGGCTGTCTGGCTCAAGGTGACCGGCCGTCAGCTCTACGTGGAGGACCGGGCCCGGGCGTATGCCAGGGTCCTGCAGGCCTGGCCGGTCACGGCGCCCTGGGCCCGCGCGGTGGTGGAGGGCCTGGACCCGGCCCCGGCCCTGGCCCTGCCGGGGGTGTTGGCGGTGCTGACCGCCGCGGACGTGCCGGGCGACAACCACATCGGCCCGGTCCGCCACGACGAGCCGGTTTTCCCGCAGGAGGTCACCTACCATTCCCAGGCGGTGGCCTGGGTGCTGGGGGAGAGCCGGGAGGCGGCGCGGGCGGGAGCGGCCGCGGTGGCGGTGCGCTACCGTCCCCTGGAGGCGGTGGTGGACCTGGAGGAAGCCATCCGCCGGCAACGCTTCCTGGCCCCGCCCCTGACCGTGCAGCGGGGGGAGGTGGAGGCGGCCCTGGCTGCGGCCCCGCGCCGCCTGAGCGGCAGCCTGCGCCTGGGGGCGCAGGAGCACTTCTACCTGGAGACCCAGGCCAGTCTGGCCGTCCCGGCGGCGGACGGACGCTGCCTGGTCATTGCCTCCACCCAGCACCCGGCCGAGGTGCAGGCCATGGTGGCCCGGGTGCTGGGCCGCCCCCGGGCGGAGGTGGTGGTGGAGGCCCCGCCGCTGGGCGGCGGGTTCGGCGGCAAGGAGAGCCAGGCCAACCTGTTCGCAGCGGTGGCGGCGGTCGGGGCGGCCCGTACCGGGCGGCCGGTGCTGGTGCGGCTGGATCGGCGCCTGGACAGCCGGCTCACCGGCAAACGGCATCCGATGCTGGCGCGCTTCACCTGCGGGTTCGACCCCGACGGCCGCCTGCTGGCGCTGGATGTCACCCTCTACGCGGATGCCGGCTTCAGCCTGGATCTGTCGGAGGCGGTCCTGCTGCGGGCGCTGGTCCACATCGACAATGCCTACTGGATCCCCCATTTCCGGGCCACGGGCTACCTGGTCCGGACCGACAAGCCCTCTCAGACCGCCTTCCGCGGCTTCGGCGGGCCGCAGGGGATGGTGGTGGGGGAGGAGGTGCTGGACCGGGTGGCGCGGGCGGTCGGCCAACCGGCGGAGGCCGTCCGCGCCCGCAACTTCTACCGCCCGGACCAGGAGACGCCTTACGGGCAGCCGGTGGGGGAGGCGGGCCGGCTGCGGGAGCTGTGGGACACCCTGGCGGCCGACGCCGGCCTGGCGGAACGGCGGCGGGCGGCGGCGGCCTTTAACGCCGCCCATCCTCACCGGAAACGGGGGGTGGCGATGACGCCGGTGAAGTTCGGGATCTCCTTCAACGCCGGCTTTTTGAATCAGGCCGGGGCCCTGGTCGCCATCTACCGGGACGGCAGCGTCCGCCTGGTGCATGGCGGGGTGGAGATGGGGCAGGGGGTTTACACCAAGGTGCGCCAGCTGGTGGCCGACACCCTGGGGCTGGACCCGGCAACCGTCGTCACGGGGCCCACCCGTACCGACCACATCCCCAATACCTCGGCCACCGCCGCCTCCACCGGGACCGACCTCAACGGCCAGGCGGCCCTGCGCGCGGCCCGGCGCCTGCGCGCCCGCCTGGCCCGGGTGGCGGCCGGGCTGCTGGGGTGCGACCCGGGTGCGGTCCGGTTCGCCGGCGGCCGGGTAGGCCCGGCGGGAGGCCGTGACCTGCCGTGGGCGGCGGTGGTGGAGGCGGCCTACCTGGCCCGCATCCCCCTCTGGGCCGCCGGCTTTTACCGCACGCCCGGGTTGTCCTGGGATCCCGGGCAGGCGCGGGGGCGGCCGTTCGCCTATTTTGCCCTGGGAGCCGCGCTGGCCGAGGTGGAGGTGGACGGCCGCACCGGCGAGTACACCCTGCGGGCGGTGGACATCCTGCACGATGCCGGCCGCCCCCTGCACCCGGCGGTGGACCGCGGGCAGGTGGAGGGCGGCTTCCTGCAGGGCGTGGGCTGGCTGACCCGCGAGGAGGTGGTGTGGGACGGTGAGGGCCGGCTCCTGACCCCCGGGGCTTCCACCTACAAGCTGCCCACCCTGGCTGACCTGCCCGCCGAGTTCCGTGTCCGCTTTCTGCCGCCGGGTCCCGGGCCGGCGGCCGTGGCGGGCAGCAAGGCGGTGGGTGAACCGCCGTTCATGCTGGCGATTGCCGTGCGCGAGGCCTTGAAGGAGGCGGTGGCCGCCTTCGGCCCCGGACCGGAGGCGGTGGAGCTGCCGGTCCCGGCCACCCCGGAGGCGGTCTATCAGGCCCTGGAAACGCGGCGCCGGCGGCTGCCGGCCGAGGAGGCGGCAACGGATGGACACCACCTGGATTGA
- a CDS encoding XdhC protein (assists in molybdopterin insertion into xanthine dehydrogenase), which translates to MDTTWIETLARLKAAGEPLVVVTLTAAKGHAPQEAGAKMLVTREAVYGTVGGGNLEQAAVVEARALLDAGGSEPRTLPLNLGPEAGEWGLQCCGGRVELLLEPVRFEQPQVAIFGLGHVGWALARILRLFPLDLVLVDHRAPLLAPARLAGLGEGPARVRPRLAEDLAQAVGGLPAGAAVVIMTHDHAWDRAILEAALDHGRLGFIGLIGSAAKWARFRRGLLEAGRPPEAVDRIHCPVGLPGIRGREPARIALSAAAELIPALLPGPQDVRHAELYQEKSPDLAGDIAEIPRNQADC; encoded by the coding sequence ATGGACACCACCTGGATTGAGACCCTGGCCCGGCTCAAAGCCGCCGGCGAACCGCTGGTGGTCGTTACCCTGACCGCGGCCAAAGGGCATGCCCCCCAGGAGGCCGGGGCCAAGATGCTGGTCACCCGGGAGGCGGTGTACGGCACGGTGGGGGGCGGCAACCTGGAGCAGGCGGCGGTGGTGGAGGCGCGGGCCCTGTTGGACGCCGGCGGCAGTGAACCCCGCACCCTGCCGCTGAACCTGGGGCCGGAGGCCGGCGAGTGGGGCCTGCAATGCTGCGGAGGCCGGGTGGAGCTGCTGCTGGAGCCGGTGCGGTTCGAGCAGCCGCAAGTGGCCATCTTCGGCCTGGGGCACGTGGGCTGGGCCCTGGCCCGCATCCTGCGTCTGTTCCCCCTCGACCTGGTCCTGGTGGACCACCGGGCCCCCCTGCTGGCCCCGGCACGGCTGGCCGGCCTGGGGGAGGGGCCGGCGCGGGTCCGGCCCCGGCTGGCGGAGGACCTGGCGCAGGCGGTCGGCGGCCTGCCCGCGGGGGCGGCGGTGGTGATCATGACCCACGACCATGCCTGGGACCGTGCCATCCTGGAGGCGGCCCTCGACCACGGGCGGCTCGGGTTCATCGGGCTCATCGGCAGCGCGGCGAAATGGGCTCGGTTCCGGCGCGGCCTGCTGGAGGCGGGCCGCCCGCCGGAGGCCGTGGACCGCATCCATTGTCCTGTGGGCCTCCCCGGCATCCGCGGCCGCGAGCCGGCCCGCATCGCCCTTAGTGCCGCGGCCGAACTGATACCCGCGCTCCTCCCCGGGCCGCAAGATGTAAGGCATGCGGAACTTTATCAGGAAAAGTCCCCGGATTTGGCGGGAGATATCGCCGAAATTCCACGGAATCAGGCCGATTGTTGA
- a CDS encoding Myristoyl transferase, with protein MAGAGAVAAAGLAAAGCGSRPAPSASAGQSLTPVSVQLTWLPQYQFAGYYVALKKGYYRQEGLNVTIHPGGPGISSISAVASGADTFGLASPDQILVARSHGAPFEAILTDFQHSPTAFMVHAGSGIRSPRDFVGKTVAVNLGGNTQIEYEAMLAATGVNPASIHQVPVQVSLTPFLTHRVNVWTVFVTDEPYLAEKAGQKIRLIYPRTYGIDFYQDVLFARRSTLRQEPQVARRFVAATVKGWMYAIHHPRATDHLLMQVNPKLTPGHLAYETRTTIPLIWDATTREHGFGYMDQARWNAIAQSLTRLKLLPGTAPAQGVYTDRFLPGPS; from the coding sequence ATGGCAGGTGCGGGTGCCGTGGCGGCCGCGGGGCTGGCGGCCGCCGGCTGCGGCAGCCGTCCGGCCCCCTCCGCCTCGGCAGGGCAATCCCTCACCCCGGTGAGCGTGCAGCTGACCTGGCTGCCGCAGTATCAGTTTGCCGGCTACTATGTGGCCTTGAAGAAGGGGTATTACCGTCAGGAAGGCCTCAACGTGACCATTCACCCCGGCGGTCCCGGTATTTCCAGCATCAGTGCGGTGGCCTCCGGGGCGGATACCTTCGGGCTGGCCTCGCCCGACCAGATTCTGGTGGCACGCAGCCACGGGGCACCCTTTGAGGCCATCCTGACCGATTTCCAGCATTCCCCCACCGCCTTCATGGTGCACGCGGGGTCCGGCATCCGGTCGCCGCGGGACTTTGTGGGCAAGACGGTGGCGGTCAACCTGGGCGGCAACACCCAGATCGAATACGAGGCCATGCTGGCCGCCACCGGGGTCAACCCGGCCTCCATCCACCAGGTCCCGGTGCAGGTCAGCCTCACCCCCTTCCTCACCCATCGGGTCAACGTGTGGACGGTGTTTGTCACCGACGAGCCCTACCTGGCGGAGAAGGCGGGACAGAAGATTCGCCTCATCTACCCGCGCACCTACGGGATTGACTTTTATCAGGACGTGCTGTTCGCCCGCCGCTCCACCCTGCGGCAGGAGCCGCAGGTGGCCCGGCGGTTCGTGGCCGCCACAGTCAAGGGCTGGATGTACGCCATCCACCATCCCCGGGCCACCGACCACCTGCTGATGCAGGTCAACCCCAAGCTCACCCCCGGCCATCTGGCCTACGAGACCCGGACCACCATTCCCCTCATCTGGGATGCCACCACCCGGGAGCACGGCTTCGGGTATATGGACCAGGCCCGTTGGAACGCCATCGCCCAGTCCCTGACCCGGCTGAAGCTGCTGCCGGGCACGGCCCCGGCGCAAGGGGTCTACACCGACCGTTTCCTGCCCGGTCCCTCCTGA
- a CDS encoding Putative FAD linked oxidase (Evidence 3 : Putative function from multiple computational evidences), which produces MAGRGLVADLEAALGPQAVLTDPAAQRRHLFSREMVLYSPLLKAAFRDRAVEAVVLPRTPEALENALRVAVRHRVPVTLRGAGLTTYGQSLPLAGGILIDVRGLDTIGEVEGDTLSAGPGAVFDRLEARARQAGRELRVLPSNHPVATLGGFVAGGSAGIGSALHGFLWDGNVVEAEVLTAEDPPRRLRWSGEAVLPLLHTYGSVAVMTRITLALAPARTWQEAYAAFPDYGSAVRFAWEMVPAAGVPVRTLAAEQAPIPDFFTPLRGLFAPGESVVLLMAEAADLPRLEVLARTAGGRFGRWPPQPPLSQFSFNHSVLWARKADPHASWLQLAFDPGRLPEQVEALTARWAGRLYLHLDFIRRPDGSVLPYGRAVVPEGDLRGVEPVLEDCRRQGLTVINPHSYVAEEIGLAALFLDLGTVRRLKAVTDPFGLLNPGKLGGRFYRSPPVPGGTR; this is translated from the coding sequence ATGGCCGGTAGGGGGCTGGTGGCGGATCTGGAGGCGGCCCTGGGCCCGCAGGCGGTCCTGACCGACCCGGCCGCCCAGCGGCGGCACCTCTTCAGCCGGGAGATGGTGCTCTACTCCCCCCTGTTGAAGGCGGCCTTCCGCGACCGGGCGGTGGAGGCGGTGGTTCTGCCCCGCACCCCGGAGGCGCTGGAAAACGCCCTGCGGGTGGCGGTGCGGCACCGGGTTCCGGTGACCCTGCGCGGGGCAGGCCTGACCACCTACGGGCAATCCCTCCCGCTCGCGGGCGGCATTCTGATCGATGTGCGCGGGCTTGACACCATCGGCGAGGTCGAGGGGGACACCCTGAGCGCCGGTCCGGGAGCGGTGTTCGACCGGCTGGAGGCCCGGGCCCGGCAGGCGGGCCGGGAGCTGCGCGTGCTGCCCTCCAACCACCCGGTGGCCACCCTGGGCGGGTTTGTGGCCGGGGGTTCAGCGGGGATCGGGTCGGCGCTGCACGGGTTTCTCTGGGACGGGAATGTGGTGGAGGCGGAGGTCCTCACCGCGGAGGATCCGCCCCGCCGGCTCCGCTGGTCCGGGGAGGCGGTGCTGCCCCTGCTGCATACCTACGGCAGCGTAGCGGTGATGACCCGTATCACCCTGGCTCTGGCGCCGGCGCGGACGTGGCAGGAGGCGTACGCGGCCTTCCCGGATTACGGGTCCGCCGTGCGTTTCGCCTGGGAGATGGTGCCCGCGGCGGGGGTGCCCGTGCGCACCCTGGCGGCGGAACAGGCCCCCATTCCGGACTTCTTCACCCCCTTGCGCGGCCTGTTCGCCCCCGGGGAATCGGTGGTGCTGCTGATGGCGGAAGCGGCGGACCTGCCGCGGCTGGAGGTCCTGGCCCGCACCGCCGGCGGCCGCTTCGGCCGCTGGCCGCCGCAGCCGCCCCTAAGCCAGTTCTCTTTCAACCACTCCGTGCTGTGGGCGCGCAAGGCCGATCCCCACGCCTCCTGGCTGCAACTGGCCTTCGACCCCGGCCGCCTGCCGGAGCAGGTGGAGGCCCTGACCGCCCGTTGGGCGGGACGGCTGTACCTGCACCTGGACTTCATCCGCCGGCCCGACGGCAGCGTGTTGCCCTACGGGCGGGCGGTGGTCCCCGAGGGGGACCTGCGGGGGGTGGAGCCGGTGCTGGAGGACTGCCGGCGGCAGGGCCTCACCGTGATCAATCCCCATAGCTACGTGGCGGAGGAGATCGGGCTCGCCGCCCTCTTCCTGGACCTGGGGACCGTGCGGCGCCTGAAGGCGGTCACCGATCCCTTCGGTCTCCTGAATCCCGGGAAGCTGGGCGGCCGCTTCTACCGGTCCCCGCCGGTACCGGGTGGAACCCGATAA